A genomic region of Pseudovibrio sp. Tun.PSC04-5.I4 contains the following coding sequences:
- a CDS encoding ATP-binding protein — translation MRNDFVKTSNVQRFLNALTALNERGAQEACLVVVDGLPGLGKTTTLRKWVAQTGSIYLRAKKEWTPSWFMNELLEALRVHPPHAFQKKYRKALEELAGRQASAGIESKTFGLVIDEADHVSSKSAILETIRDISDMIELPVILVGMGKVNDNLTRFPQVASRVSQKVRFEKCTEADVRSLMEGRCEIPVADDLLKFVHKVSGGYNREILEAIANIERHGFLNPPGEEGLTMREMAGVSIINDRSSNRPIMVPGGL, via the coding sequence ATGCGGAATGACTTTGTAAAGACCTCCAACGTGCAGCGCTTTTTGAACGCGTTGACTGCCTTGAATGAACGGGGTGCACAAGAGGCTTGTCTGGTGGTCGTGGACGGACTGCCGGGGCTTGGCAAAACAACCACCTTACGAAAATGGGTTGCCCAAACGGGCAGCATATATCTGCGGGCCAAGAAAGAATGGACGCCGAGCTGGTTCATGAACGAGCTTCTTGAAGCCTTGCGGGTGCATCCACCGCATGCCTTTCAGAAAAAGTACCGCAAGGCGCTTGAAGAACTGGCTGGACGTCAAGCCTCTGCAGGCATTGAGAGTAAAACGTTTGGTCTGGTGATTGATGAGGCCGATCATGTCTCCAGCAAATCAGCTATTTTGGAGACCATCCGCGATATCTCCGACATGATTGAACTGCCGGTCATTTTAGTGGGCATGGGCAAGGTCAACGATAACCTGACCCGTTTCCCGCAGGTCGCCTCCCGCGTCTCTCAAAAGGTGCGTTTTGAAAAGTGTACAGAGGCTGATGTGCGGTCTCTGATGGAGGGTCGCTGTGAAATTCCAGTCGCTGATGATCTTTTGAAATTCGTTCACAAAGTGTCTGGCGGTTACAACCGAGAAATCCTGGAAGCCATTGCCAATATTGAACGCCACGGGTTCCTCAATCCTCCCGGTGAAGAGGGTTTGACCATGAGGGAGATGGCCGGTGTGTCCATCATCAACGATCGCTCGTCAAACCGGCCCATCATGGTTCCGGGAGGACTGTGA
- a CDS encoding Mu transposase C-terminal domain-containing protein encodes MSGTGPTLFDNDAKREWFTAKELASLNVPIIPETESAVIRFAKRADWQSTTLARKRKGRGGGWEYHIGLLPDVARKALEARFNIERLNATVPVVQVKTPAKTKVTLADADAAQRCAAEARKQILQMVEQLVMRGMAYDKAVCGLTAKVKVLLNQDVLTPDEKHLLELVRTAKDKGTGISRRAIYNWRKAFKESGFAGLIPGKRKQDALNATRYDWAPGFLKFYADPRKPTLALALDQYRASLDEPARAPSYDQVKRYLTKLKKADPIAAYKGREGVLALKARKVYVSRSTEGLEPTDIYTGDGKTFDAFVAHPFSGSPMRPEITSILDVVTRKCVGYSIGLNEKAYDVSEALRNASMANGVAAIFYVDNGKGYKNQLLDEAAVGMLARLGTHKEHSIAYNSQARGIIERFNGSVYTRLAKTLPSYTGRDLDREAALKLHKQIKSDLKETGASDILIGWNEFLKIFDGALQYYNNRPHSGLPQVRGDVTGNTRHMSPNEYWAQFESHGFKAVTLAKDDSDDLSRPAVRRKVTRGLVTIETNRYFALELERYDRREVMVCYDMLDASQVWVRELDYVDGVETPGALICTAKFEGNSQAYFPKPVIENAREKKAKTATKRLEDKLRRVEQEQRPGYLVEHSGEQPMEVFASAPGFEDSAEEDLVSVVMEPVRSAGNVVQLAEPIEAPKSQPQPTTNSGRPRFKSKEELAVWVLDNPEKMTDLDKKILSGCLTDRTYLDLFEALGVDTESLRTLLRAAA; translated from the coding sequence ATGAGCGGAACAGGTCCAACCCTTTTTGACAATGACGCAAAGCGCGAGTGGTTTACTGCGAAAGAACTAGCAAGCCTAAACGTGCCGATAATTCCGGAAACAGAAAGTGCTGTTATCCGTTTTGCAAAACGCGCAGATTGGCAATCCACTACCCTTGCTCGCAAGCGTAAGGGCCGTGGTGGTGGTTGGGAATACCATATTGGTCTGCTACCTGACGTGGCCCGAAAAGCGTTAGAAGCCCGCTTTAACATAGAGCGCCTTAACGCGACCGTGCCTGTTGTGCAGGTTAAAACGCCCGCGAAAACAAAAGTAACTCTGGCGGATGCTGATGCTGCTCAGCGCTGTGCAGCGGAAGCTCGTAAACAGATCTTGCAGATGGTGGAGCAGCTGGTCATGCGCGGCATGGCCTATGACAAGGCGGTGTGTGGCCTGACCGCCAAGGTTAAGGTGCTGCTGAACCAAGATGTGCTAACCCCCGATGAAAAGCACTTGCTAGAGCTGGTGCGCACTGCCAAGGACAAGGGTACCGGGATCTCCCGCCGTGCCATTTACAACTGGCGCAAGGCGTTTAAGGAAAGCGGTTTCGCCGGGCTTATTCCCGGTAAGCGCAAACAGGATGCGCTGAATGCGACCCGTTATGACTGGGCTCCCGGCTTCCTGAAGTTTTATGCGGACCCGCGCAAGCCAACGCTCGCATTAGCGCTGGACCAATACCGGGCCAGTCTTGATGAACCAGCACGGGCACCAAGTTACGATCAGGTAAAACGATATCTGACGAAGCTGAAGAAAGCCGACCCAATTGCCGCCTACAAAGGTCGTGAAGGTGTGTTGGCACTCAAGGCCCGTAAGGTCTATGTGAGCCGGTCTACTGAAGGGCTGGAACCAACCGATATCTATACCGGTGATGGCAAAACGTTTGATGCCTTTGTGGCTCATCCATTTTCCGGCAGTCCGATGCGCCCGGAAATCACCAGTATTTTGGATGTGGTGACCCGCAAGTGTGTTGGTTACTCAATTGGACTGAATGAGAAAGCCTATGACGTTTCTGAAGCCCTGCGCAATGCCAGCATGGCAAACGGCGTTGCAGCGATCTTCTACGTTGATAACGGTAAGGGCTATAAGAACCAGCTGCTGGATGAAGCGGCGGTGGGTATGCTTGCTCGCCTTGGTACTCATAAAGAACACAGCATCGCCTACAACTCACAGGCTCGCGGTATTATCGAGCGTTTCAACGGGTCGGTTTACACCCGCCTTGCCAAAACACTGCCCAGCTATACGGGCCGTGATCTGGACCGGGAAGCAGCTTTAAAACTGCACAAACAGATCAAAAGTGATCTCAAGGAGACAGGCGCGTCAGATATTCTGATCGGCTGGAACGAGTTCCTCAAGATTTTTGACGGAGCGCTGCAATACTACAACAACCGGCCCCATTCAGGTCTGCCTCAGGTGCGCGGGGACGTCACCGGCAACACCCGCCATATGTCGCCCAATGAATACTGGGCTCAATTTGAATCTCATGGGTTCAAAGCGGTTACGCTTGCTAAAGATGACAGTGATGATCTGTCCCGCCCCGCAGTTCGGCGTAAGGTTACTCGCGGTCTCGTTACCATTGAGACGAACCGCTACTTCGCACTGGAGTTGGAGCGTTATGACCGCCGTGAGGTCATGGTTTGTTACGACATGCTGGATGCGAGCCAAGTGTGGGTGCGTGAGCTTGATTATGTGGACGGTGTTGAGACACCGGGTGCATTGATCTGCACGGCCAAGTTTGAAGGCAACAGCCAAGCCTACTTCCCCAAACCAGTTATTGAGAACGCCCGCGAGAAGAAAGCAAAAACGGCTACAAAACGGCTGGAAGACAAGCTGCGCCGTGTTGAGCAGGAGCAGCGCCCCGGCTATCTCGTGGAACATTCTGGCGAACAGCCCATGGAGGTGTTTGCCTCAGCTCCCGGCTTTGAAGACAGCGCTGAGGAGGATCTCGTTTCAGTGGTGATGGAACCGGTCAGGAGCGCGGGGAACGTCGTTCAATTGGCAGAACCTATTGAGGCTCCCAAGTCTCAACCTCAACCCACGACCAATTCCGGCAGGCCACGCTTTAAGTCCAAGGAAGAGCTTGCTGTTTGGGTTCTGGATAACCCTGAAAAGATGACCGATCTGGACAAAAAAATCCTGTCGGGATGTCTCACCGACAGGACTTATCTGGATCTTTTTGAAGCGCTTGGCGTCGACACGGAGAGCCTTCGAACTCTCCTCCGTGCCGCTGCTTAA
- a CDS encoding helix-turn-helix domain-containing protein, whose translation MTKRAPQMKWDKHSIKAELHRKGWTLTEIAAREGMHRTTLTKALETGTGRGAELISRYLSIPLEELWPNRRLRSPHVIYNSDKHGPSASQKKQLLADTPISEAEVAA comes from the coding sequence ATGACAAAACGCGCACCCCAGATGAAGTGGGACAAGCATTCAATCAAAGCCGAGCTACACCGCAAAGGGTGGACCCTGACCGAAATAGCGGCCAGAGAAGGTATGCACCGTACCACGTTGACCAAGGCTCTGGAAACCGGAACCGGACGTGGTGCGGAGCTAATCTCCAGATATCTCAGTATTCCATTGGAGGAGCTGTGGCCTAACCGGCGTCTGCGTTCCCCTCATGTCATTTACAATAGCGACAAACACGGCCCGAGCGCCAGTCAGAAAAAGCAGTTGCTTGCTGACACCCCAATTTCTGAAGCCGAGGTGGCGGCATGA
- a CDS encoding S24 family peptidase has translation MRIGEEIKTLEAAFITIPRVDIRLAAGSGALNGDSITKVEEIPFTKGFLGGKLGKASADGLIILTAGGDSMDPLIADGDLVMVDKKRNILQDGVYAFVLAGMARVKRLRPTALGDLELISQNPEYENELLKRTDLEDFHIIGKVVWCGHRFG, from the coding sequence ATGCGGATTGGAGAGGAAATCAAGACACTAGAAGCGGCATTCATCACCATCCCACGCGTGGATATTCGGCTCGCTGCAGGCAGTGGTGCTCTGAATGGCGACAGCATCACGAAGGTCGAAGAGATCCCTTTCACAAAAGGGTTTTTAGGCGGAAAACTGGGAAAAGCCTCAGCAGACGGCCTCATCATCTTGACGGCTGGTGGCGATAGCATGGACCCGCTCATTGCTGACGGCGACTTGGTCATGGTCGATAAAAAGCGTAACATCCTGCAAGATGGCGTCTACGCCTTTGTTTTAGCTGGAATGGCTCGCGTAAAGCGCTTACGCCCAACAGCACTTGGCGATCTGGAATTGATCAGCCAAAATCCAGAATACGAAAATGAGCTTCTAAAGCGTACAGATCTGGAAGACTTCCACATTATCGGCAAAGTGGTCTGGTGCGGTCACCGCTTCGGGTGA
- a CDS encoding alpha/beta hydrolase, which translates to MRSEKPIQRYVDAGDHRICLHEWTGKGPAFLLLHATGFHGRLWDYIINRFPNRHVIAWDMRSHGLSEKAALPEFWSELADDLFAVIDDLQLKQIYGVGHSCGGHLAIMAAAKYPDLFKSLLLLDPVVFPKQLLPIFKKLTQQDHPVARRRNDWDDADEMFNRFKDRTPYSRWIPEVLRDYCKYGLAPSDRGEGYQLACPPTAEAAVYQNCYGDQIYSLLETVQTPTTVVRAKRRTADQSLFDFSSSPTWELLAENMGNAKDIYLPNQTHFLPMENPQAVLNMMVQMERGAEICWHGNGAIIEDA; encoded by the coding sequence ATGCGTTCGGAAAAACCCATTCAAAGGTACGTAGACGCGGGAGATCATCGTATCTGCCTCCATGAATGGACGGGTAAAGGCCCGGCCTTTTTGTTGCTTCATGCTACTGGATTTCACGGGCGACTATGGGATTATATCATCAATCGATTCCCGAACCGCCATGTCATTGCATGGGATATGCGGAGCCATGGTCTTAGTGAAAAGGCAGCACTCCCGGAATTTTGGAGTGAATTAGCAGACGACCTTTTTGCAGTCATAGACGACCTGCAATTAAAACAGATTTATGGTGTTGGGCATTCTTGTGGCGGGCACCTCGCAATCATGGCAGCTGCCAAGTATCCAGATCTTTTCAAAAGTTTATTACTTCTCGACCCTGTCGTTTTTCCAAAACAGCTTTTGCCCATTTTCAAAAAACTAACCCAACAAGACCATCCAGTCGCCAGACGTCGAAACGACTGGGATGATGCAGATGAGATGTTTAACAGATTTAAAGATCGTACACCCTATAGCAGATGGATACCTGAGGTTCTCCGCGACTATTGCAAATACGGTTTGGCTCCATCGGATAGAGGTGAAGGTTATCAGCTGGCTTGCCCACCGACGGCGGAGGCTGCAGTCTACCAAAACTGCTATGGCGACCAAATTTATTCGCTCTTGGAAACGGTGCAAACGCCCACCACTGTAGTTCGAGCCAAACGACGAACTGCTGACCAGTCCCTATTTGACTTCTCTTCGTCTCCCACCTGGGAATTGTTGGCGGAAAATATGGGAAATGCAAAGGACATCTACCTACCAAATCAAACTCATTTCCTGCCTATGGAAAATCCACAGGCTGTTTTGAACATGATGGTTCAGATGGAGAGAGGCGCAGAAATTTGCTGGCACGGCAACGGAGCAATAATAGAAGACGCATAA
- a CDS encoding glutathione S-transferase C-terminal domain-containing protein: MTNYEIHGALGSPYSMKIRAAFRAKRLHHTWRLCAPMGPNSPTKHVKIPVIPVVKYPDGSWINDSTPLLLDLEKRGEGRSIVPSDPLLRFACYLIEDMADEWLVKAMFHYRWYYEEDKKIVPSWLLYDACLGLDKATIDAMGQQFAARQIGRMPKVGCTPETAPLIEASTNRMLQILEEAVLSKQHFLFGDMASMADAAIFGQLYQLKGDPTPSAMLRKNFPFVFRWLDHIDDASGFEGEWIENLTPVVIQLLKLAGDTYLPFLAANATAIDKGQATFTADLPEGFFTQDIFKYHKKCLERLRKEWSELSPEHRETLSEHLLGGTEVLDCALVQPTS, translated from the coding sequence ATGACAAACTATGAAATCCACGGAGCATTAGGCTCCCCGTATTCCATGAAGATACGTGCGGCCTTTCGCGCTAAACGCCTTCACCACACTTGGCGGCTATGTGCGCCAATGGGTCCCAACAGCCCAACCAAGCATGTGAAGATTCCAGTCATCCCGGTTGTTAAGTACCCGGATGGATCCTGGATTAACGATTCAACCCCACTTCTGCTTGATTTGGAAAAGAGAGGGGAGGGGAGGTCGATAGTCCCTTCAGACCCACTTCTGCGATTTGCGTGTTATCTCATCGAAGATATGGCAGACGAGTGGCTTGTGAAAGCAATGTTCCATTACCGCTGGTATTATGAGGAAGACAAGAAGATAGTTCCAAGCTGGCTTTTATATGATGCATGCCTAGGGTTAGACAAGGCCACCATTGACGCAATGGGTCAACAGTTTGCAGCGCGTCAAATCGGGCGGATGCCGAAGGTTGGATGTACGCCGGAAACAGCTCCCTTAATCGAAGCGTCGACAAACCGTATGCTCCAAATTTTGGAGGAGGCCGTTCTTTCCAAACAGCACTTCCTTTTTGGAGATATGGCATCTATGGCGGATGCGGCAATTTTTGGTCAGCTCTATCAATTGAAGGGCGACCCAACACCCTCTGCCATGTTGCGGAAAAACTTCCCGTTCGTCTTCCGCTGGCTGGACCACATTGATGATGCATCCGGTTTTGAAGGTGAGTGGATTGAAAATTTGACCCCCGTTGTTATTCAACTTTTGAAGTTAGCAGGCGACACCTATCTGCCTTTCCTTGCTGCAAATGCAACCGCGATAGACAAAGGCCAAGCCACTTTTACCGCAGATCTACCCGAGGGCTTCTTTACGCAGGATATCTTCAAATATCATAAGAAGTGCCTGGAGCGCCTACGTAAGGAATGGTCCGAACTAAGCCCGGAACATCGCGAAACACTCAGCGAGCATCTTCTCGGCGGGACAGAAGTTCTTGATTGTGCACTGGTTCAGCCAACAAGCTGA
- a CDS encoding isocitrate lyase/phosphoenolpyruvate mutase family protein has translation MSHADKAKYFASLHVKGDPVVLFNIWDAGTAQAVAKAGAKAVATGSAPVAAAHGYADGEEIPLELVEILATRIAASVDLPFSLDFEGAYADTLSGVKTNAARIIKTGLVGVNFEDRKVKGAGLYSAAEQGARLIAFREAADEADIPLFINARTDLFLQEPDVAKHSDLVNEAIERAALYKKSGASGFFIPGLAEPEQISKICEAVDLPVNAYMKQGMPSIAELAKLGVSRISYGPGPYRDTMIDLKRRFENLS, from the coding sequence ATGTCTCATGCTGATAAGGCAAAGTACTTTGCATCTCTGCACGTAAAGGGTGATCCCGTTGTGCTCTTTAACATTTGGGATGCGGGTACTGCGCAGGCTGTTGCTAAGGCCGGTGCTAAAGCCGTTGCAACGGGAAGTGCGCCAGTTGCCGCGGCACATGGATATGCGGATGGAGAAGAGATTCCGCTCGAGCTTGTCGAAATTTTAGCAACGCGAATTGCCGCTAGTGTAGACCTACCCTTTTCTCTGGATTTTGAAGGGGCTTATGCGGACACACTAAGTGGAGTTAAAACAAACGCGGCCCGGATCATCAAAACTGGGCTGGTGGGTGTGAATTTCGAGGACCGGAAAGTGAAAGGCGCAGGCTTGTATTCGGCTGCGGAACAGGGCGCACGTCTTATCGCTTTTAGGGAAGCTGCGGATGAAGCTGACATTCCCCTCTTCATCAATGCTCGTACTGATTTATTTTTGCAAGAACCAGACGTGGCTAAGCATTCTGATCTGGTGAATGAAGCCATCGAGCGAGCTGCACTTTATAAAAAATCTGGTGCCAGCGGATTCTTTATTCCTGGACTCGCAGAGCCGGAACAGATTAGCAAAATTTGTGAAGCAGTGGATTTGCCTGTGAACGCCTACATGAAACAAGGGATGCCGAGTATTGCAGAGCTCGCGAAGCTCGGGGTCTCGCGTATTAGTTATGGTCCCGGTCCATACCGCGATACAATGATTGACCTGAAGCGTAGGTTCGAAAACCTGTCCTAG
- a CDS encoding trifunctional transcriptional activator/DNA repair protein Ada/methylated-DNA--[protein]-cysteine S-methyltransferase, whose product MLFTLPNNSVLYEALLNRDPAFEGRAYVGVRSTGVFCRLTCPARKPKQENCCFFETTAECFEAGFRPCKRCHPVGTSAENDDTLLKLLTLFEARPHHKLTEGDIVELGFDPSTVRRSFKRQFGVTFLEMARQSRLREGFEILTDGGKVIDAQLASGFSSSGAFRDAFTKLLGCTPGKLKEDAFLKADWFDTPLGAMIAVSDKSSLHLLEFADRKALPTELNRLRKQVKGELGLGRTAPTDQVEAELREFFNGSRLDFHVPLAMHGTEFTKDVWRELRRIPVGTTRSYSELAKLLGRPSSSRAVARANGANQIAVVIPCHRVLGLDGSLTGYGGGLWRKQKLIDLEMKIAKLKRTE is encoded by the coding sequence ATGCTTTTTACCCTTCCAAATAACAGCGTGCTTTATGAAGCGTTGCTGAACAGAGATCCTGCTTTTGAAGGCCGCGCTTATGTCGGTGTACGCTCCACTGGTGTATTTTGCCGCCTCACCTGCCCGGCTCGAAAACCCAAGCAGGAAAATTGTTGTTTTTTTGAAACCACTGCCGAATGTTTTGAGGCTGGTTTTCGCCCCTGTAAGCGATGTCATCCGGTTGGCACGTCAGCAGAAAATGATGACACCCTCCTAAAACTCCTCACACTGTTTGAGGCAAGGCCACACCATAAATTGACTGAAGGTGACATTGTTGAGCTGGGGTTCGACCCCTCCACGGTTCGTCGTAGTTTCAAACGCCAATTTGGGGTTACGTTTCTGGAAATGGCGCGGCAATCCCGGTTGCGAGAGGGCTTTGAAATCCTAACGGATGGCGGCAAAGTCATCGACGCACAGTTGGCATCTGGATTTTCATCTTCTGGAGCATTTAGGGACGCATTTACCAAATTATTGGGATGTACCCCCGGCAAACTGAAAGAAGATGCGTTCCTCAAGGCTGATTGGTTTGATACTCCACTTGGCGCGATGATTGCGGTTAGCGATAAATCATCCTTGCATTTATTGGAATTTGCTGACCGTAAAGCTTTGCCAACCGAGCTGAACCGACTTCGCAAACAGGTGAAGGGTGAACTTGGATTGGGTAGAACGGCTCCTACGGATCAGGTGGAGGCAGAACTGCGCGAGTTCTTCAACGGTTCTAGGCTCGATTTCCATGTACCGCTGGCCATGCATGGGACAGAGTTTACCAAGGATGTCTGGCGCGAGTTGCGCCGTATTCCAGTTGGAACAACGCGGAGTTATAGCGAGCTTGCAAAATTGCTGGGCCGGCCCAGTTCCAGCCGCGCAGTTGCCAGAGCGAACGGGGCCAACCAGATTGCCGTTGTTATTCCCTGCCACCGTGTTCTGGGTCTAGATGGATCACTCACCGGATATGGCGGTGGCCTATGGCGTAAACAAAAACTCATTGATCTTGAAATGAAAATTGCGAAATTGAAAAGGACGGAATGA